In Cercospora beticola chromosome 3, complete sequence, the following proteins share a genomic window:
- a CDS encoding uncharacterized protein (antiSMASH:Cluster_8) has protein sequence MGEQQRGRSSPAKDSFAEDLATALKVGVASGGAGFLFGGAVGIVRNLPPFLSAGATSLQTFGLGTVLTHTRLTIIRAWTTDERKPTPGELTAATALASGLSGGSMGALFRGRRNIIPGAIMWSIFGATGQYMYNSWSKAPQRGETQKSGFWQRMSEKSWTPFKVLSNEEYAKMLEEKMLKVEVEISILDDKIAAMKEQQRVEETVTDHENASKT, from the exons ATGGGCGAACAGCAGCGCGGGCGTTCATCGCCTGCGAAGGATTCATTTGCTGAGGACCTGGCCACAGCGCTCAAAGTGGGCGTTGCATCGG GCGGAGCTGGATTTCTGTTTGGCGGCGCGGTCGGTATTGTTCGTAATCTGCCACCATTCCTATCAGCAGGAGCAACTTCTCTACAGACCTTTGGCCTAGGAACTGTCTTGACCCATACACGCTTGACGATCATCCGAGCATGGACCACGGACGAGCGTAAACCGACCCCGGGAGAgctcacagcagcaacagcactcGCTAGTGGCTTGTCAGGCGGTTCCATGGGAGCTCTCTTTCGAGGCAGAAGGAACATCATTCCTGGTGCCATCATGTGGTCCATCTTTGGGGCCACTGGTCAGTACATGTACAATTCCTGGTCCAAGGCTCCACAGCGAGGTGAGACGCAGAAATCTGGCTTTTGGCAAAGAATGAGTGAGAAAAGCTGGACTCCATTCAAAGTGCTGTCCAATGAGGAGTACGCAAAAATGCTCGAAGAAAAGATGCTCAAAGTAGAAGTGGAGATCTCAATCCTTGATGACAAAATTGCGGCGATGAAAGAACAGCAGAGGGTTGAGGAAACGGTAACGGATCATGAAAATGCCAGCAAGACTTGA